In Halodesulfovibrio sp. MK-HDV, a single window of DNA contains:
- a CDS encoding amino acid permease, whose amino-acid sequence MSQQTARNMMAEREKKLGLVGLIAIVVSAMIGGGIYNLPSNMSEGAAAGAVMLAWALTGLGMYFLATSFRALSDARLDLDSGIYAYAREGFGDFVGFEMAWGYWLSAVFGNVGYAVLTMDAVAYFFPPEMVSAQLQAFIGGSFLIWSMCIICLFGVSAANVLNIITTVAKLLPLLLFVGIVAIFFSAENFTLDFWGNASAGLDGLGKQLKSTMLVTLWAFIGIEGAVVVSGRAKNADDVGRATILSLILCLCLYVLISLLPYGFLTQAELAKLPNPSAAYVLEKLVGTWGASLINLGVIIALLGSWLSWTIMVAEVPHVAAKDGVFPKIFAKENRHESPYFSLLITSACMQLTMLVVLFANNAWLFLLDITGVMILYPYFVSAVYLGKLCMAGEYPKDQPVSKGMALFAGGFAAVYALWLLYAATPKFLLLSSIFFASGLFVFWKAKREQGHVALFVGWEKAGAIFVVGIAIIAAVFFGSGYGK is encoded by the coding sequence ATGTCACAGCAAACAGCGAGGAACATGATGGCAGAGCGAGAAAAGAAGCTGGGCTTGGTTGGGCTGATAGCCATTGTAGTGAGTGCCATGATTGGCGGAGGGATCTACAATTTACCGTCAAATATGTCCGAAGGGGCAGCAGCTGGTGCTGTAATGCTGGCTTGGGCGCTTACAGGGCTTGGTATGTATTTTCTTGCTACTTCATTTCGGGCGTTATCGGACGCTCGACTAGATCTTGATTCCGGTATCTATGCTTATGCGCGTGAAGGATTCGGCGACTTTGTCGGATTCGAAATGGCATGGGGATATTGGCTGAGTGCAGTATTTGGTAACGTTGGCTATGCGGTACTTACTATGGATGCTGTTGCGTACTTTTTTCCACCGGAAATGGTTAGTGCGCAGCTTCAAGCATTCATCGGTGGATCTTTTCTTATCTGGAGCATGTGCATTATTTGCTTGTTCGGTGTTTCCGCAGCAAACGTGCTTAACATTATTACAACGGTAGCCAAGTTGCTGCCGTTGCTGTTGTTTGTGGGAATAGTCGCAATATTCTTCTCTGCAGAGAATTTTACGCTGGATTTTTGGGGAAACGCATCCGCAGGATTGGATGGTTTAGGTAAACAGCTCAAAAGTACAATGCTTGTTACGCTCTGGGCGTTTATTGGTATTGAAGGTGCTGTTGTTGTTTCAGGCAGAGCAAAAAATGCAGATGACGTTGGCAGGGCTACTATTTTGAGTCTGATCTTATGTCTTTGCCTGTACGTACTAATTTCTCTTCTTCCGTATGGATTTTTAACGCAGGCAGAGCTTGCGAAGCTTCCAAACCCTTCCGCAGCATATGTGTTGGAAAAATTAGTGGGTACATGGGGAGCATCCCTTATCAATCTTGGTGTCATCATCGCATTGTTAGGTAGCTGGTTGTCGTGGACGATTATGGTGGCAGAAGTGCCGCACGTTGCTGCGAAAGATGGTGTCTTTCCAAAGATATTTGCGAAAGAAAATAGACACGAATCTCCATATTTTTCTCTTCTGATAACAAGTGCCTGTATGCAGCTGACCATGCTTGTTGTGCTTTTTGCTAACAATGCATGGTTGTTCCTGTTGGATATTACAGGCGTCATGATTCTTTATCCATATTTTGTAAGCGCTGTGTACTTGGGCAAGTTGTGTATGGCCGGAGAGTATCCGAAAGATCAGCCTGTTTCTAAAGGGATGGCGCTATTTGCAGGCGGATTTGCCGCAGTATACGCGTTATGGCTTTTGTACGCAGCGACGCCGAAATTTTTATTGCTCTCCAGCATCTTCTTTGCCTCAGGATTGTTTGTTTTCTGGAAAGCAAAACGAGAACAGGGGCATGTAGCCCTGTTTGTTGGGTGGGAGAAAGCAGGTGCGATTTTTGTGGTGGGGATAGCAATAATCGCTGCAGTGTTCTTTGGTAGCGGGTACGGTAAATAA
- the adiA gene encoding arginine decarboxylase encodes MSVADFHVLVAEDETTQAETYVNNAVHRLMQELEKQNVRITRSYSFCDASIILQANTPVDCLLLSANMHNENDEEYQQAERLIRKLHSRQVNVPVFLIAEREKTTRAMSSHLMEMVDEFVWIVEDTADFIAGRIEAAIRRYRNQMLPPLMDALMRYGAIKEYSWAAPGHQGGIGFTKSAVGRVFFDYYGENLFRTDMGIERASLGSLLDHTGAFGDSERYAARVFGAHQTYNVVVGSSGSNRTIMQSCITHDDIVLIDRNCHKSIEQGLILTGAIPVYMVPTRNRYGIIGPIHAADMQPKAIAKAVKESALVKQLNGRCSQCEPVYAVVTNCTYDGLCYNAKKAKERLEESADVIHFDEAWYGYARFNAMYTDHFAMNGNPDEHDGATIFATHSTHKLLNGLSQSSYIHVREGRKKVDPDMFNQAYMMHTTTSPLYSIVASNDITAAMMSGESGESLTQEVIQEAVDFRRAIARLWREHANHKDWFFKPWNPEYVEITEQGEKEWVLFEDAPVEVLTKNQDCWRLKPDEAWHGFELEEDNWCMLDPIKVSILTPGMGDDGKLLPDGVPAALVTQYLTRFGIVPTRTTDFQIMFLFSMGITRGKWGTLLNTLIRFKEHYDSGDTVRDVLPDLYNANPEKYEEVTLKALGDRMFAFLKSSEMHLALDKAYTSSFTAFMKPRDAYEKIVQQEVELVASDKLGNRIAANSLLPYPPGIPMIMSGEAFGAQDKCPAIQYLNHLEDWDNAFPGFEHVTEGAEVKDGKYHVLCVNNRRRRK; translated from the coding sequence ATGTCAGTGGCAGACTTTCATGTATTAGTGGCAGAGGACGAAACAACGCAGGCAGAAACGTATGTGAATAATGCCGTGCATAGACTTATGCAGGAGTTGGAAAAACAGAACGTGCGCATTACCCGTTCCTACAGTTTTTGCGATGCCAGCATAATTCTACAAGCAAATACTCCTGTTGATTGTTTGTTACTCAGTGCCAATATGCATAACGAGAACGATGAGGAATATCAGCAGGCAGAGCGATTGATTCGTAAGTTGCACAGCAGGCAGGTTAATGTACCTGTGTTTCTGATTGCTGAGCGTGAGAAAACAACTCGCGCCATGTCCAGCCACCTGATGGAGATGGTGGATGAGTTTGTATGGATTGTAGAAGACACGGCAGACTTTATTGCTGGACGTATCGAAGCAGCGATCCGTCGGTATCGTAACCAAATGTTGCCGCCACTTATGGACGCACTTATGCGATACGGAGCCATAAAAGAATACTCATGGGCGGCACCCGGACACCAAGGGGGGATAGGGTTTACAAAATCAGCCGTGGGTAGAGTGTTTTTTGATTATTACGGCGAAAATTTATTCCGCACAGATATGGGCATAGAACGAGCCTCGCTCGGTTCCCTTCTTGACCATACCGGTGCTTTTGGAGACAGCGAACGCTACGCAGCCCGCGTGTTTGGTGCGCATCAAACCTACAACGTAGTCGTAGGGAGTTCCGGTTCCAACAGGACTATTATGCAGTCGTGTATCACCCATGACGACATCGTGCTTATTGACCGAAACTGCCATAAATCTATTGAGCAAGGGTTAATCCTTACAGGCGCAATTCCTGTATATATGGTTCCAACACGTAATAGATATGGCATAATCGGACCTATTCATGCCGCAGATATGCAGCCTAAAGCCATAGCCAAGGCTGTAAAAGAATCAGCCCTTGTAAAGCAATTAAATGGTCGATGCAGCCAATGCGAACCTGTTTACGCCGTAGTAACCAACTGCACCTACGACGGGTTATGCTACAACGCAAAAAAAGCAAAAGAGCGGTTGGAAGAATCGGCAGATGTAATCCACTTTGATGAAGCATGGTACGGCTACGCACGTTTTAACGCTATGTACACAGACCATTTCGCCATGAACGGCAATCCGGATGAACACGACGGAGCAACCATATTCGCCACTCACTCCACGCACAAACTTCTTAACGGACTTTCCCAGTCTTCCTACATTCATGTACGCGAAGGACGTAAAAAAGTTGATCCCGACATGTTCAACCAAGCGTACATGATGCACACCACAACTTCGCCTCTGTATTCAATAGTTGCATCTAACGATATTACTGCCGCAATGATGTCCGGTGAAAGCGGAGAGTCGCTTACGCAGGAAGTCATACAGGAAGCAGTAGATTTTCGCCGAGCAATTGCACGGCTTTGGCGCGAACACGCGAATCACAAAGATTGGTTCTTTAAACCGTGGAATCCAGAGTACGTGGAAATAACAGAGCAAGGCGAAAAAGAATGGGTTCTCTTTGAAGATGCCCCAGTAGAAGTACTGACTAAAAATCAGGATTGCTGGCGGCTCAAGCCTGACGAAGCATGGCATGGCTTCGAACTGGAAGAAGACAACTGGTGCATGCTTGATCCGATAAAAGTTAGCATCCTTACTCCCGGTATGGGCGATGACGGAAAATTATTGCCAGACGGTGTTCCCGCAGCACTCGTAACGCAATATCTTACCCGATTCGGAATAGTCCCGACCCGTACAACAGATTTTCAGATTATGTTCCTCTTCTCAATGGGCATAACCCGCGGCAAATGGGGAACACTTCTCAACACCCTGATCCGTTTCAAAGAGCATTATGATTCCGGTGACACTGTGCGCGACGTACTACCAGATCTCTACAATGCAAATCCAGAAAAGTATGAGGAAGTTACCCTGAAAGCCCTTGGTGACAGGATGTTTGCATTCTTAAAGTCGAGTGAAATGCATCTTGCCTTAGACAAGGCCTATACAAGCAGTTTCACTGCATTCATGAAGCCTCGCGATGCTTACGAGAAAATCGTACAGCAAGAAGTTGAACTAGTAGCATCAGACAAGCTAGGAAACAGAATAGCAGCTAATTCGCTGCTTCCGTATCCTCCAGGTATCCCGATGATCATGTCCGGAGAAGCTTTCGGGGCGCAAGATAAGTGTCCAGCCATCCAGTACCTCAACCATCTTGAAGACTGGGACAACGCGTTCCCCGGTTTTGAGCATGTGACAGAAGGTGCCGAAGTTAAAGACGGCAAGTATCACGTACTTTGTGTGAACAACAGACGACGCAGAAAGTAA
- a CDS encoding acetate--CoA ligase family protein — protein sequence MNTLIDFEKITQLFIAADTENRDFLYEYEVYNLLANSGAETPPISNLLPRGARFPDEELMAIPGEKAVLKIVSPTIIHKTEVGGVRIVEKQPSKIRSAVRAMQYEVPENYATYIERNPDHAPESYKGLKGDALMKAISRDLKGVLQVQFMPPDSSAFGNELIVGLRHTREFGMVISAGLGGTDTELYAERFRKGQAIVAASTELVDGEAFFALFRKTISYRKLAGLTRGQRRIVTDEQLIECFSSFIEMGRHYSPSNNDAPFIIEELEINPFAFTDYLMVPLDGMCRFGKAEKRANPRPIKKIHDLLHPERIGIIGVSATRRNFGRIILENILAEGFAKENVTLIRDGIDEIDGVRCVPNLASLDHKLDLFVVAVSATQVPELVDEIIDLDAAQSVMLIPGGMGETEDSQIEAAKLIAHIDATHAKEGGGPVFLGANCMGVVSHPGSYDTWFIPEEKLPKNRKATPHRAALISQSGAFMLHRYSQSPELHPSYMVSMGNQTDLTLGDMVRYFKDADNVDVIAVYAEGFSDLDGLEFCKAIREAIHNGKEVVFYKAGRTPEGKTATSGHTASLAGDYMVCESCVRQAGAIVARSFQEFQDLFLLAEMLHDKKIAGNRLAAVSGAGFEAVGMADSIHSDDFQMDLAQFSSETKQAIAATLEANRLQSLVTIQNPLDLTPTANDALHTSAVQTLVEDSAVDSVIVGLDPLSPAMHTLAEPTPPAFSMDDPNSIANLLVEVAKDSSKPIIGVIDGGRLYDPLRDHFLQNNVPVFAVCDRAVAALALYSEARLRVEEIRATNEHF from the coding sequence ATGAACACATTGATTGATTTTGAAAAGATTACCCAGTTATTTATTGCTGCTGATACAGAAAACAGAGATTTTCTATACGAATATGAAGTGTACAATCTGCTAGCCAACTCCGGCGCAGAAACACCGCCAATTTCTAACTTGCTGCCCCGTGGCGCACGTTTTCCCGATGAAGAGCTTATGGCTATTCCGGGTGAAAAAGCTGTTCTCAAGATTGTATCCCCTACTATTATCCATAAGACAGAAGTAGGCGGCGTGCGCATTGTTGAAAAACAGCCATCTAAAATCCGCTCTGCTGTTCGCGCTATGCAGTATGAAGTGCCGGAAAACTACGCGACATACATCGAACGTAACCCAGACCACGCACCGGAATCCTACAAAGGGTTAAAAGGTGATGCGCTCATGAAAGCCATCAGCCGTGACTTGAAAGGTGTGCTTCAAGTGCAATTCATGCCACCGGATTCCAGCGCTTTCGGTAACGAGCTCATTGTAGGTCTCCGTCACACCCGAGAATTCGGCATGGTTATCAGTGCCGGTCTTGGCGGAACAGACACAGAGCTTTACGCAGAACGTTTCCGTAAAGGACAGGCAATCGTCGCAGCATCAACAGAGCTCGTCGACGGTGAAGCTTTCTTCGCCCTGTTCCGCAAAACTATTTCATACCGCAAACTTGCCGGTCTCACACGCGGTCAGCGTCGCATTGTTACCGACGAACAGCTTATTGAATGTTTCAGTTCATTCATTGAAATGGGTCGCCACTATTCACCGTCAAACAACGACGCACCATTCATCATCGAAGAGCTGGAAATCAACCCGTTTGCATTCACGGACTACCTTATGGTTCCGCTTGATGGGATGTGCCGTTTCGGCAAAGCTGAAAAACGAGCCAACCCGCGCCCGATTAAAAAAATTCATGATCTGCTGCACCCAGAGCGCATTGGCATCATCGGTGTTTCAGCTACACGTCGTAATTTCGGTCGAATCATTCTCGAAAATATTCTCGCAGAAGGCTTCGCCAAAGAAAACGTAACCCTCATCAGAGACGGCATCGACGAAATCGATGGCGTACGTTGCGTTCCCAACCTTGCCAGCCTTGATCACAAGCTTGATCTTTTTGTCGTAGCGGTTTCCGCAACACAAGTTCCGGAACTTGTAGACGAGATCATCGATCTGGATGCCGCCCAGAGCGTCATGCTCATCCCCGGTGGTATGGGTGAAACCGAAGACAGCCAGATAGAAGCCGCAAAACTGATTGCTCATATTGACGCCACACACGCCAAAGAAGGCGGCGGCCCTGTGTTCCTCGGTGCGAACTGCATGGGTGTTGTGTCGCATCCCGGCTCCTACGACACATGGTTTATCCCAGAAGAAAAACTGCCGAAAAACCGAAAAGCCACACCGCACCGCGCTGCACTTATCAGTCAAAGTGGCGCATTCATGCTCCACCGTTACAGCCAGAGTCCTGAGCTGCATCCAAGCTACATGGTCTCCATGGGCAACCAGACAGATCTCACCCTTGGTGACATGGTTCGATATTTCAAAGACGCAGACAACGTAGATGTAATCGCCGTATACGCTGAAGGATTCAGCGATCTCGACGGTCTCGAATTCTGCAAAGCTATTCGCGAAGCTATCCATAACGGAAAAGAAGTTGTCTTCTACAAAGCAGGCCGGACTCCTGAAGGCAAAACAGCCACAAGTGGTCACACAGCATCACTCGCAGGTGACTACATGGTATGCGAAAGCTGTGTGCGTCAGGCTGGTGCCATCGTCGCCAGAAGTTTCCAAGAATTTCAGGATCTCTTCCTGCTTGCAGAAATGCTGCACGACAAAAAAATTGCCGGCAACCGCCTCGCCGCTGTCAGCGGTGCAGGATTCGAAGCTGTAGGTATGGCTGACTCCATCCACTCCGACGATTTCCAGATGGATCTAGCCCAGTTCAGTTCTGAGACAAAACAAGCCATTGCCGCAACGCTCGAAGCAAACCGTCTGCAATCGCTCGTGACAATCCAGAATCCGCTTGATCTCACACCAACAGCAAACGATGCGCTCCACACAAGCGCCGTGCAAACTCTCGTAGAAGATTCAGCAGTCGATTCCGTAATCGTTGGACTCGATCCTTTATCGCCTGCAATGCACACACTTGCGGAGCCAACTCCACCAGCATTCTCCATGGATGATCCTAACTCTATAGCAAACCTTCTCGTGGAAGTTGCTAAAGATTCATCCAAGCCGATCATCGGCGTCATCGACGGTGGCAGGCTTTACGATCCGTTACGTGACCACTTCTTACAAAACAACGTGCCTGTCTTCGCTGTGTGCGATCGTGCCGTCGCAGCACTCGCCCTCTACTCCGAAGCTCGGCTCCGTGTTGAAGAAATTAGGGCTACTAACGAACATTTTTAA
- a CDS encoding arsenate reductase ArsC, with the protein MSAKVTILFLCTGNSCRSQMAEGWAKHLKSDVLNAYSAGIETHGLNPNAVAVMKEAGVDIFSHKSQLLSDFDDIDFDVVVTVCGHAHETCPYFPGNAKIVHVGFPDPPALAKELAAQGASEEEQLACYRTVRDEIKAYVATLPESLGL; encoded by the coding sequence ATGAGTGCTAAAGTTACTATTCTTTTTTTATGCACAGGTAACTCCTGCCGCAGTCAAATGGCAGAGGGTTGGGCAAAACACCTCAAAAGTGATGTGCTTAATGCATATTCCGCAGGTATCGAGACGCACGGTCTAAACCCGAATGCTGTCGCTGTAATGAAAGAAGCTGGTGTCGATATTTTCTCTCACAAGTCACAACTGCTTAGTGACTTTGATGACATCGACTTTGACGTGGTTGTTACTGTTTGTGGCCACGCACACGAAACTTGTCCGTACTTTCCAGGTAATGCAAAAATTGTTCATGTAGGCTTCCCCGATCCCCCTGCACTGGCAAAAGAACTTGCAGCGCAGGGTGCCTCCGAAGAAGAACAGCTTGCCTGCTACCGTACCGTCCGTGATGAAATCAAAGCGTATGTTGCCACGCTTCCAGAATCTCTCGGACTGTAG
- a CDS encoding helix-turn-helix transcriptional regulator has protein sequence MQKITQTLKALSDQNRLRIVAALMEHDELCACQFTELLGIAGATVSRHLGVLHNAELVQFRKEGRWIFYRLGKGVAYSKPLLDWIQEQSTTCTELQQDHDHLQKIVSSAPEDICRKQRGSSRST, from the coding sequence ATGCAAAAAATTACTCAAACTCTGAAAGCGTTATCCGATCAAAACCGACTCCGTATTGTTGCCGCGCTCATGGAGCATGACGAACTATGCGCCTGCCAGTTTACAGAACTGCTGGGAATAGCCGGAGCCACAGTATCGCGTCACTTGGGCGTACTGCACAATGCAGAACTCGTTCAATTCAGAAAAGAAGGCAGATGGATTTTTTACAGACTCGGAAAGGGAGTAGCGTACTCCAAGCCACTTCTGGATTGGATTCAAGAACAATCAACAACTTGCACCGAGCTGCAACAAGATCATGATCACCTCCAAAAAATTGTCTCCAGTGCACCTGAAGATATTTGTCGGAAACAGCGTGGTTCAAGCAGATCAACTTAG
- a CDS encoding YitT family protein has protein sequence MQFNRQAFAYSLPWNIFLLTFGAIIFIVGYNGIAVHHDFIPAGLYGFAVLGSYISDTFTTPQWYLIFNIPIFVIAWHSVGKRFFLLNLYCMVLVTFLTQYFTLDLHIQDRLLASIAAGVIMGLGSGIILRSFGAAGGFDVLAVILNQKYGLRIGVFFFIINLVLMGLIAVRFNPDLVVTTLIMLSLSSYVTEYALSMFNQKKAVRIISYKNEEIMAKMREARRLNGTLVWGTGSYSGKDVSMLFCVTDNIRMKQLESIVFDTDPNAIFIVENTFSVVGSNFNPRKMY, from the coding sequence ATGCAGTTTAACCGTCAGGCTTTTGCCTACTCTCTTCCGTGGAACATTTTTCTTCTCACCTTTGGTGCGATTATCTTTATCGTTGGATACAACGGTATCGCCGTCCACCATGACTTTATTCCTGCTGGCCTGTATGGCTTCGCTGTTCTCGGAAGTTACATTAGCGATACTTTCACCACTCCACAGTGGTACCTTATTTTCAACATTCCAATCTTTGTTATTGCCTGGCACAGCGTCGGCAAAAGATTCTTTCTGTTGAACTTGTATTGCATGGTACTCGTAACGTTTCTTACGCAATATTTCACGCTTGATCTTCATATTCAGGACAGACTGCTTGCATCCATCGCAGCAGGTGTCATTATGGGACTTGGCAGCGGGATCATTCTTCGTTCCTTCGGTGCTGCTGGTGGTTTTGATGTTCTTGCAGTTATTCTGAATCAGAAATATGGATTACGTATCGGAGTTTTCTTCTTCATCATCAACTTAGTTCTTATGGGACTCATTGCAGTCCGCTTTAACCCTGATCTCGTTGTTACTACGCTCATCATGCTCTCTCTCAGTTCCTATGTAACTGAATACGCACTCTCAATGTTCAACCAGAAAAAAGCAGTGCGTATTATCTCCTACAAGAACGAAGAGATTATGGCCAAGATGCGCGAGGCACGTCGCCTTAACGGTACATTGGTCTGGGGTACCGGTTCTTACTCCGGTAAAGATGTAAGTATGCTGTTCTGCGTTACTGATAACATTCGTATGAAACAGCTGGAATCGATTGTATTTGATACCGACCCGAATGCAATTTTCATTGTTGAAAATACATTCTCTGTTGTTGGATCAAACTTTAACCCACGCAAAATGTACTAG
- a CDS encoding LysE family translocator has translation MAELLIPFAIFIVAMTGTPGPGNMTMMAIGQTTGFRTAVPFLIGTTIGFASLNLLVSLGLGEAFKQWEWLALTLKFGGAAYILYLAYKLFKLQAAPPETIKQFTISEGLLLHPLSPKSWAMSIAAYSQFFALLPVTAETTALFVFPFMVGQFTFHSMWCGLGAGLYNSLKNPQMRLMVNSSLVILMLGATLYALTT, from the coding sequence ATGGCAGAACTGCTTATACCGTTCGCTATTTTTATTGTTGCAATGACAGGTACACCGGGGCCGGGAAACATGACGATGATGGCTATCGGTCAAACAACCGGATTCAGAACTGCTGTTCCGTTTCTTATCGGGACTACAATAGGATTTGCGTCGCTTAATCTGCTCGTATCGTTGGGGCTTGGAGAGGCATTTAAACAGTGGGAGTGGCTTGCGCTGACGCTAAAGTTCGGAGGCGCCGCATACATTCTGTATCTTGCATACAAGCTCTTTAAGTTACAGGCAGCACCGCCGGAAACTATAAAACAATTTACCATAAGCGAAGGGCTGCTCTTACATCCACTCAGCCCCAAAAGTTGGGCTATGTCCATTGCAGCATATAGCCAGTTTTTTGCATTGCTTCCTGTTACAGCAGAAACAACAGCTCTGTTCGTTTTTCCTTTTATGGTAGGACAATTTACTTTTCATTCCATGTGGTGCGGGCTAGGCGCGGGGCTCTATAATTCATTAAAAAATCCTCAAATGCGCCTTATGGTAAATTCTTCACTTGTTATACTTATGCTCGGTGCAACGCTGTATGCACTGACTACGTAA